In the Pyrolobus fumarii 1A genome, one interval contains:
- the gatA gene encoding Asp-tRNA(Asn)/Glu-tRNA(Gln) amidotransferase subunit GatA, protein MLLSGELSVDEYVARIYEVIRKSECLNAFITLRKQEDVEKELRSVVERASRGDNLPLAGVLVAVKDNIVTKGLRTTCASRMLEEFIPPYNATVVERLVRAGAVILGKTNMDEFAMGSTSELSAYGPVGNPWCPSRVPGGSSGGSAVAAAIGAGGVALGSDTGGSIRLPAAWSGVYGLKPTYGLVSRYGLVAYADSLEQIGPLARHPRDIAMVMEVIAGFDERDSTTLRIGGWRELPSRPVRPRIAILRDLLEHPGVDERVAKVVEKMVYRLSESLGWDIGEVKLGSEILDLALPAYYVIAMSEASSNLARYTGILYGPPGRKIVDNVPWTRWFSEVRKLFGWEVKRRIFMGAFALSAGYRDALYEKALIIRRRVKDAVLRVLKNWDAVVLPSCVSPPPRKGEAIGDPLRMYALDLANVIANLAGVPALAVPAGTVDGLPVGAQLISQPLNDRLLVELAIEIEDHLHLYREPPEEPCKVKCGEADGE, encoded by the coding sequence ATGCTACTTAGCGGGGAGCTAAGTGTTGACGAGTACGTGGCGCGCATCTACGAGGTTATAAGAAAGAGCGAGTGTCTAAATGCGTTTATAACGCTGAGAAAGCAGGAGGATGTAGAGAAGGAGCTACGCAGTGTTGTTGAAAGGGCGTCGCGAGGCGATAACCTACCGCTAGCCGGCGTTCTCGTAGCAGTCAAGGATAACATTGTAACCAAGGGGCTGAGGACGACATGCGCTTCACGCATGCTTGAGGAGTTTATCCCGCCGTATAATGCGACAGTCGTAGAGCGCTTGGTTAGAGCTGGGGCTGTGATACTCGGAAAGACGAACATGGATGAGTTCGCGATGGGCTCGACCAGCGAGTTGAGCGCCTACGGGCCCGTAGGTAACCCCTGGTGTCCCAGTAGGGTGCCCGGCGGCAGTAGCGGTGGTAGCGCGGTAGCAGCAGCCATAGGTGCAGGTGGAGTAGCTCTCGGTAGCGATACTGGTGGTAGTATCCGTCTGCCGGCTGCTTGGAGCGGGGTATACGGCCTCAAGCCTACGTACGGCCTTGTCTCAAGGTATGGTCTGGTCGCGTACGCCGATAGCCTTGAACAGATAGGGCCCCTAGCACGACACCCGCGAGACATTGCAATGGTGATGGAGGTTATCGCTGGGTTCGACGAGCGCGACTCGACCACGTTGAGGATCGGTGGATGGCGTGAGTTGCCCTCCAGGCCCGTAAGGCCGAGGATAGCAATCCTGAGAGACTTGCTCGAACATCCAGGTGTGGACGAGCGGGTCGCGAAGGTCGTCGAGAAGATGGTGTATAGGCTCTCTGAGTCGCTGGGATGGGATATTGGAGAGGTCAAGCTCGGTAGCGAGATACTTGATCTCGCACTCCCGGCCTACTACGTTATAGCTATGAGTGAGGCTAGTAGCAACCTAGCCAGGTACACCGGGATACTGTATGGGCCGCCCGGCCGTAAGATAGTGGATAACGTGCCATGGACCAGGTGGTTCTCTGAGGTGCGTAAGCTCTTCGGTTGGGAGGTTAAACGCAGGATATTCATGGGTGCTTTCGCACTCAGCGCGGGATACCGTGATGCGCTCTACGAGAAAGCTCTTATAATCAGACGTCGTGTTAAGGATGCTGTGTTGCGCGTGCTGAAGAACTGGGATGCAGTAGTGCTACCCTCTTGCGTCTCGCCTCCACCGCGTAAGGGCGAGGCGATAGGCGATCCGCTGCGAATGTATGCTCTGGACTTAGCGAACGTTATAGCCAATCTGGCTGGTGTACCGGCATTAGCGGTCCCAGCGGGTACCGTTGATGGTCTTCCGGTTGGCGCTCAACTAATATCACAGCCGCTCAACGATAGGCTGCTCGTTGAACTCGCCATAGAGATTGAGGATCATCTTCACCTATATCGCGAGCCTCCAGAAGAACCGTGCAAGGTGAAGTGTGGTGAAGCAGATGGAGAATGA
- a CDS encoding methionine synthase, which translates to MSAITGYRLPKAFITTVVGSYPKMPEAEEAIRKRRQGLITEEEFHKLVQPAIKKVIEDHLEAGVDILSDGEQARDDMVVYFAERIGGYSGGEWVRIFDNVYFRKPVIVARLEYKGPMAVMDWEYATSIAQGRPVKAILTGPYTMADWSFDLQYGDRRELVLELARVLRHEIEEFVKRGAKFIQVDEPALPTRPLPEEAELVKEALEIMLKGIEVKKIVHVCFGRIEKLLPHLMEFPVDQLDLEFKNSGFKLLPYVKEYWDPRKEIGYGVIDVHSLRVESVEEIIEDVERLLKLDVIPPEKIYIDPDCGLKRLPRDVARAKLRNMVEAARQLRKKYGFEE; encoded by the coding sequence GTGAGTGCCATAACCGGGTATAGACTCCCAAAGGCCTTCATAACCACGGTGGTTGGCAGCTATCCTAAGATGCCCGAGGCGGAAGAGGCTATCCGAAAGAGGAGGCAAGGTCTGATAACAGAGGAAGAGTTCCACAAGCTTGTACAACCTGCAATAAAGAAAGTCATAGAGGATCATCTGGAAGCTGGTGTGGACATCCTTAGTGATGGTGAGCAGGCGCGTGATGATATGGTTGTCTATTTCGCGGAGAGGATTGGTGGGTATAGTGGTGGCGAGTGGGTACGAATATTCGATAACGTGTACTTTAGGAAGCCTGTTATAGTCGCTAGGCTCGAGTACAAGGGTCCCATGGCGGTCATGGATTGGGAGTATGCTACTAGTATAGCACAGGGTAGGCCCGTCAAGGCTATACTGACAGGCCCTTACACGATGGCTGACTGGAGTTTCGATCTACAATATGGTGATCGCCGCGAACTAGTTCTAGAGCTAGCTAGGGTGTTGCGTCACGAGATAGAAGAGTTCGTGAAGAGAGGTGCAAAGTTCATACAAGTTGACGAGCCTGCGCTGCCGACAAGACCGCTGCCAGAGGAAGCCGAGCTAGTGAAAGAGGCGCTCGAGATCATGCTTAAGGGTATTGAGGTTAAGAAGATAGTACACGTCTGCTTTGGTAGGATTGAGAAGCTACTACCACACCTCATGGAGTTCCCGGTTGACCAGCTTGATCTCGAGTTCAAAAACAGCGGATTCAAACTGCTACCCTACGTGAAGGAGTACTGGGATCCACGCAAGGAGATAGGCTACGGTGTGATAGACGTGCATAGCTTGCGCGTTGAAAGCGTGGAGGAGATAATAGAGGACGTAGAGAGATTGTTGAAACTAGACGTCATACCACCAGAGAAAATATACATTGATCCTGACTGTGGCTTGAAGAGACTGCCGAGAGATGTTGCTAGAGCTAAGCTGCGTAACATGGTTGAAGCGGCGCGCCAGTTAAGGAAAAAGTACGGGTTCGAAGAGTAG